In Spirochaetaceae bacterium, one DNA window encodes the following:
- the mutM gene encoding bifunctional DNA-formamidopyrimidine glycosylase/DNA-(apurinic or apyrimidinic site) lyase encodes MPELPEVETTRRGIRPLLVGRRVQAVEVRQRQLRWPVPEALGHALPGRTIRDVRRRAKYLLLDTEPAATVLLHLGMSGRLRVIPSATAAAKHDHVDLVLDGGDALRLTDPRRFGACLWIPAGGPPHPLLRHLGVEPLSAALTADYLYRVARRRRVAVKNLLMDSRVVCGVGNIYANEALFRAGIHPLRAAGNISRRRYAALVEAVRAVLGEAIAAGGTTLRDYRDAAGNPGYFVTSLAVYSRGGQPCLRCGAKLKQVRITARSTVYCPRCQR; translated from the coding sequence ATGCCTGAGCTGCCCGAGGTAGAGACCACGCGGCGCGGCATCCGCCCGCTGCTGGTGGGGCGGCGCGTGCAGGCGGTGGAGGTGCGCCAGCGCCAACTGCGATGGCCAGTGCCCGAGGCGCTCGGCCATGCGCTGCCGGGCCGCACGATCCGCGACGTAAGGCGGCGCGCCAAGTACCTGTTGCTGGACACCGAACCCGCTGCAACGGTGCTGCTGCACCTGGGCATGTCGGGACGCCTGCGCGTGATTCCGTCCGCCACCGCGGCCGCGAAGCACGATCACGTCGACCTGGTGCTGGACGGCGGCGACGCGCTGCGGCTCACTGACCCGCGCCGCTTCGGTGCGTGCCTGTGGATTCCGGCAGGCGGGCCGCCCCACCCGCTGCTGCGCCACCTGGGCGTCGAACCGCTGAGCGCGGCGCTCACCGCCGACTACCTGTACCGGGTCGCCCGCCGCCGCCGGGTGGCGGTCAAGAACCTGCTGATGGACTCGCGCGTGGTGTGCGGGGTGGGCAACATCTACGCCAACGAGGCGCTGTTCCGGGCGGGCATCCACCCCCTGCGCGCCGCCGGCAACATCTCGCGGCGCCGCTACGCGGCCCTGGTGGAGGCGGTGCGTGCCGTGCTCGGCGAGGCGATCGCGGCCGGCGGCACCACGCTGCGCGACTACCGCGACGCAGCCGGCAACCCCGGCTACTTCGTCACCAGCCTGGCCGTGTACAGTCGCGGCGGCCAGCCCTGCCTGCGCTGCGGCGCGAAACTCAAGCAGGTCCGCATCACCGCCCGCAGCACAGTCTACTGCCCCCGCTGCCAGCGTTGA
- a CDS encoding isochorismatase family protein, whose product MADSNVTSAGPRPVRVTARRRELALDERGYRDWHVREGPVELQPARTALVLCDVWDHHWCRGAEERLEPLVPLIDRTARAARDLGMLVVHAPSDTMAFYAGHAARARVLEAPPVAPPAEREHDDPPQPVDGSDSSDTDPDPVPKPTRRWSRQHAGVWIDPERDAIGDDGGLLLGLYRQRGIDTVLIAGVHTNMCVLNRSFAIKQLVRWGIPVYLLRDLTDCMYNPARPPYVSHAAATEMTVHYIEKFWCPSITGAELRASAAR is encoded by the coding sequence ATGGCAGACTCGAACGTGACCTCCGCCGGCCCGCGACCGGTGCGGGTGACCGCGCGCCGGCGTGAGCTGGCGCTCGACGAGCGCGGCTATCGCGACTGGCACGTGCGCGAAGGGCCGGTGGAGTTGCAGCCGGCGCGCACGGCGCTGGTGCTGTGCGACGTGTGGGACCATCACTGGTGCCGCGGCGCCGAGGAGCGGCTGGAGCCGCTGGTGCCGTTGATCGACCGCACCGCGCGGGCGGCGCGCGACCTGGGCATGCTGGTGGTGCACGCCCCGTCCGACACCATGGCGTTCTACGCCGGCCACGCGGCGCGGGCGCGGGTGCTGGAGGCGCCGCCGGTCGCGCCACCCGCCGAGCGCGAGCATGACGATCCGCCGCAGCCGGTCGACGGCAGCGACTCGTCGGACACCGACCCCGACCCCGTTCCCAAGCCCACCCGCCGCTGGTCGCGCCAGCATGCCGGGGTGTGGATCGATCCCGAACGCGACGCCATCGGCGACGACGGCGGTCTACTGCTCGGCTTGTACCGGCAGCGCGGCATCGATACCGTGCTGATCGCCGGCGTGCACACCAACATGTGCGTCCTGAACCGCAGCTTCGCGATCAAGCAACTGGTACGCTGGGGCATTCCCGTGTACCTGCTGCGCGACCTGACCGACTGCATGTACAACCCGGCGCGCCCGCCGTACGTGAGCCACGCCGCCGCCACCGAGATGACGGTGCACTACATCGAGAAGTTCTGGTGCCCGAGCATCACCGGCGCCGAACTGCGCGCGTCCGCCGCGCGGTAG
- a CDS encoding ATP-binding protein — translation MKISARNLGVLKQAEFELGDLTLICGDNNTGKTYATYTLFGFLSNWRRLLSVDIPKSTIDVLVKDGVARIDVRTLVKQASEILTAGCADYVDELAAVFASRAERFKPTEFRISLNGGALDKAADRAFHGNWRGASEDTLFSFSKEKGDFDLVISLLTSDNNTLPRRTIHDVISRATCELLFRRLFARPFIASAERTGGTMFRDQLEYNPHQMSLFLGHKPDYPLPVQENVDFIRRLEQTVKADSFIARDHKHILAGFSDIIGGDYRVKDADSIYFKPARRRLRLTMDESSSAVRSLLIIGLYLRYVARPGDLLMIDEPELNLHPRNQRRVARLLAQLVNVGIRVFATTHSDYIVKELNTLIMLKQDKPNLKRIAKDNGYRPEELLTPDQIQVYLAEPTETPSGDMSSHSLVRAPIDSELGIEARSFDNTINEMNEIQDAIIWGDDG, via the coding sequence GTGAAGATCAGCGCGAGGAATCTTGGCGTCCTCAAGCAGGCAGAATTCGAACTGGGCGATTTGACCCTCATATGCGGCGACAACAACACCGGCAAGACCTACGCTACCTACACACTGTTCGGATTCTTGTCGAATTGGCGACGGTTACTGTCGGTCGACATTCCCAAGTCGACAATCGACGTGCTTGTGAAGGACGGAGTAGCGCGAATCGATGTCAGGACGCTTGTCAAGCAAGCGAGCGAAATTCTGACCGCGGGCTGTGCCGACTATGTCGACGAGCTGGCCGCGGTATTTGCTTCTCGAGCGGAGCGTTTCAAACCGACCGAATTCCGGATATCGCTTAACGGTGGTGCTCTCGACAAAGCAGCTGACCGTGCCTTCCACGGCAACTGGAGAGGGGCATCCGAAGACACTCTTTTTTCTTTTTCAAAGGAGAAAGGTGACTTCGATCTAGTGATCTCGCTGCTGACGAGCGACAATAATACCTTGCCTCGCCGGACAATTCACGATGTAATCTCAAGGGCTACCTGCGAACTCCTTTTTCGCAGGTTGTTTGCCCGACCATTTATCGCCAGTGCGGAACGTACAGGCGGCACCATGTTTCGCGACCAGTTGGAATACAACCCCCACCAAATGAGTCTGTTTTTGGGTCACAAACCGGACTATCCTCTTCCCGTTCAAGAAAACGTGGACTTCATTCGGCGACTCGAACAGACCGTCAAGGCAGATAGTTTCATTGCACGAGACCACAAACACATTCTTGCAGGGTTTTCCGATATCATCGGAGGAGACTATCGAGTGAAAGATGCCGATTCGATCTACTTCAAACCCGCTCGCCGACGACTGCGGCTGACCATGGACGAGAGTTCGAGCGCGGTACGCTCGCTGCTGATCATCGGTCTCTACCTGCGTTACGTCGCGCGTCCAGGAGATCTGCTGATGATTGACGAACCCGAACTGAACCTGCACCCAAGAAACCAACGCCGCGTCGCCCGTCTACTTGCGCAATTGGTGAATGTCGGCATTCGCGTGTTTGCGACTACACACAGTGACTACATCGTCAAGGAACTGAATACTCTGATCATGTTGAAGCAGGACAAGCCCAATCTGAAGCGGATTGCAAAGGACAACGGCTACCGCCCTGAGGAGCTCCTGACACCTGACCAGATCCAGGTATATTTAGCGGAACCTACCGAGACACCGAGCGGGGATATGTCCAGCCACTCACTGGTACGCGCTCCGATAGACTCTGAACTCGGTATAGAAGCCCGGAGTTTCGACAACACCATCAATGAGATGAACGAGATTCAGGACGCTATCATTTGGGGCGACGATGGATGA
- a CDS encoding NAD(P)(+) transhydrogenase (Re/Si-specific) subunit beta has product MIFVTPFLYIVSAILFVFGIKQLSKPTTARRGNATSALGMLIAIVATLVGRGFQFQWIIVGALAGAIIGVLASKLVKMTAMPEMVALFNGFGGLASLLVGWGTYQVVADSMGIGWGAPAQDAATAAKFLSEIGGGFSAATIYLAILIGGITFTGSIIAWGKLSGAVTQKPVLFTGQNVVNFLILLAILVGAVWFTVSPDQYWIAVVATGVALLLGIMVVIPIGGADMPVVISLLNSYSGLAACAAGFVIRNNLLIITGALVGASGIILTSIMCKAMNRSLGNVLFSGFGAAGGSSGGSAIEGEAKPMQASDAYYILEAASSVVVIPGYGMAVAQAQHAVRELAEMLEHNGTEVKYAIHPVAGRMPGHMNVLLAEANVSYDQLVEMDSINPSMDTVDVAIVIGANDVVNPAAREDEGSPIYGMPIIDADKARTCFILKRSMASGFAGIDNPLFFRDNSYMIFGDAKATVEGLVTEFKESAA; this is encoded by the coding sequence GTGATCTTCGTCACTCCGTTCCTGTACATCGTCTCGGCGATTCTGTTCGTATTCGGCATCAAGCAGCTCTCCAAGCCCACCACCGCGCGGCGCGGCAACGCCACCAGCGCGCTCGGCATGCTGATCGCCATCGTCGCCACCCTGGTGGGGCGCGGCTTCCAGTTCCAGTGGATCATCGTCGGCGCGCTCGCCGGCGCGATCATCGGCGTGCTGGCCTCCAAGCTGGTCAAGATGACCGCGATGCCGGAGATGGTGGCCCTGTTCAACGGCTTCGGCGGCCTGGCCAGCCTGCTGGTCGGCTGGGGCACCTACCAGGTGGTGGCCGACTCGATGGGCATCGGTTGGGGCGCCCCGGCGCAGGATGCCGCCACGGCTGCAAAGTTCTTGTCGGAAATCGGCGGGGGCTTTTCCGCCGCCACCATCTACCTGGCGATCCTGATCGGCGGCATCACGTTTACCGGCAGCATCATCGCGTGGGGCAAGCTGAGCGGGGCGGTGACCCAGAAACCGGTGCTGTTCACCGGCCAGAACGTGGTCAACTTCCTGATCCTGCTCGCCATCCTGGTGGGCGCGGTGTGGTTTACCGTCAGTCCCGACCAGTACTGGATCGCGGTGGTGGCCACCGGGGTGGCGCTGCTGCTCGGCATCATGGTAGTGATCCCGATCGGCGGTGCCGACATGCCGGTGGTAATCTCGCTGCTGAACAGCTACTCGGGACTGGCGGCGTGCGCGGCCGGTTTCGTGATCCGCAACAACCTGCTGATCATTACCGGCGCCCTGGTCGGCGCCAGCGGCATCATCCTTACCAGCATCATGTGCAAGGCGATGAACCGCTCGCTCGGCAACGTGCTGTTCAGCGGCTTCGGCGCGGCCGGCGGCTCGTCCGGCGGCAGCGCCATCGAGGGCGAGGCCAAGCCGATGCAGGCCAGCGATGCCTACTACATCCTGGAAGCGGCCAGCTCGGTGGTGGTCATTCCCGGCTACGGCATGGCGGTGGCACAGGCGCAGCACGCGGTGCGCGAGCTGGCCGAGATGCTCGAGCACAACGGCACCGAGGTGAAGTACGCCATCCACCCGGTTGCGGGGCGCATGCCGGGCCACATGAACGTGCTGCTCGCCGAGGCCAACGTCAGCTACGACCAGCTCGTGGAGATGGACTCGATCAACCCGAGCATGGACACCGTCGACGTGGCGATCGTGATCGGCGCCAACGACGTGGTGAACCCGGCCGCGCGCGAGGACGAGGGCAGCCCGATCTACGGCATGCCGATCATCGACGCCGACAAGGCGCGCACCTGCTTCATCCTGAAGCGCTCCATGGCCAGCGGCTTCGCCGGCATCGACAACCCGCTGTTCTTCCGCGACAACTCCTACATGATCTTCGGCGACGCCAAGGCCACCGTCGAAGGCCTGGTCACCGAGTTCAAGGAATCCGCCGCCTAG
- a CDS encoding DCC1-like thiol-disulfide oxidoreductase family protein yields the protein MSARMQSALRRKFDAAPGATAAPPGGVPESSGESRPILFVDGCCVLCQRAVGWIARRDRRRRVALAALQGETARRLLPAALRAAAADGTSGSVVCRAPDGRLLLRSTAVLTAVAALGGWYRAAALLRLVPAPLRDALYAAVARRRRRWFGVTRECLLPDAARGAVLD from the coding sequence ATGTCGGCACGCATGCAATCCGCCCTGCGCCGGAAGTTCGATGCTGCGCCGGGAGCGACAGCGGCGCCGCCGGGCGGGGTGCCGGAGTCTTCGGGCGAGAGCCGGCCGATCCTGTTCGTTGACGGCTGTTGCGTGCTGTGCCAGCGGGCGGTCGGCTGGATTGCCCGCCGCGACCGCCGCCGGCGGGTGGCGCTCGCCGCTCTGCAGGGGGAGACCGCGCGCCGCCTGTTGCCGGCCGCCCTGCGCGCCGCGGCGGCGGATGGGACATCCGGCTCGGTGGTATGTCGGGCGCCGGACGGGAGGCTGCTGCTGCGCTCGACGGCCGTGCTGACCGCGGTCGCCGCGCTCGGCGGGTGGTACCGGGCGGCCGCCCTGCTGCGGCTGGTGCCGGCGCCGTTGCGCGACGCGCTGTACGCCGCGGTTGCGCGCCGCCGGCGCCGCTGGTTCGGCGTCACCCGAGAGTGCCTGCTGCCGGACGCCGCGCGCGGCGCGGTACTCGACTGA